A region of Sugiyamaella lignohabitans strain CBS 10342 chromosome A, complete sequence DNA encodes the following proteins:
- the RTF1 gene encoding Rtf1p (Subunit of RNAPII-associated chromatin remodeling Paf1 complex; regulates gene expression by directing cotranscriptional histone modification, influences transcription and chromatin structure through several independent functional domains; directly or indirectly regulates DNA-binding properties of Spt15p and relative activities of different TATA elements; involved in transcription elongation as demonstrated by the G-less-based run-on (GLRO) assay; GO_component: GO:0016593 - Cdc73/Paf1 complex [Evidence IPI] [PMID 11884586]; GO_component: GO:0016593 - Cdc73/Paf1 complex [Evidence IPI] [PMID 11927560]; GO_component: GO:0005654 - nucleoplasm [Evidence IEA]; GO_component: GO:0005634 - nucleus [Evidence IEA,IEA]; GO_component: GO:0005634 - nucleus [Evidence IDA] [PMID 15643076]; GO_component: GO:0035327 - transcriptionally active chromatin [Evidence IDA] [PMID 12682017]; GO_function: GO:0003677 - DNA binding [Evidence IEA]; GO_function: GO:0003723 - RNA binding [Evidence IDA] [PMID 20732871]; GO_function: GO:1990269 - RNA polymerase II C-terminal domain phosphoserine binding [Evidence IDA] [PMID 22796944]; GO_function: GO:0001076 - RNA polymerase II transcription factor binding transcription factor activity [Evidence IPI] [PMID 11927560]; GO_process: GO:0006352 - DNA-templated transcription, initiation [Evidence IEA]; GO_process: GO:0006353 - DNA-templated transcription, termination [Evidence IMP] [PMID 23109428]; GO_process: GO:0070911 - global genome nucleotide-excision repair [Evidence IMP] [PMID 21737840]; GO_process: GO:0016570 - histone modification [Evidence IEA]; GO_process: GO:0031124 - mRNA 3'-end processing [Evidence IMP] [PMID 15149594]; GO_process: GO:0000122 - negative regulation of transcription from RNA polymerase II promoter [Evidence IMP] [PMID 15180994]; GO_process: GO:2001165 - positive regulation of phosphorylation of RNA polymerase II C-terminal domain serine 2 residues [Evidence IMP] [PMID 18469135]; GO_process: GO:2001209 - positive regulation of transcription elongation from RNA polymerase I promoter [Evidence IDA] [PMID 20299458]; GO_process: GO:0032968 - positive regulation of transcription elongation from RNA polymerase II promoter [Evidence IMP] [PMID 14710186]; GO_process: GO:0034402 - recruitment of 3'-end processing factors to RNA polymerase II holoenzyme complex [Evidence IMP] [PMID 18469135]; GO_process: GO:0031938 - regulation of chromatin silencing at telomere [Evidence IMP] [PMID 12667454]; GO_process: GO:0031938 - regulation of chromatin silencing at telomere [Evidence IMP] [PMID 12876293]; GO_process: GO:2001173 - regulation of histone H2B conserved C-terminal lysine ubiquitination [Evidence IMP] [PMID 17576814]; GO_process: GO:2001173 - regulation of histone H2B conserved C-terminal lysine ubiquitination [Evidence IDA] [PMID 19531475]; GO_process: GO:2001166 - regulation of histone H2B ubiquitination [Evidence IMP] [PMID 12876293]; GO_process: GO:2001166 - regulation of histone H2B ubiquitination [Evidence IMP] [PMID 12876294]; GO_process: GO:0051569 - regulation of histone H3-K4 methylation [Evidence IMP] [PMID 12667454]; GO_process: GO:0051569 - regulation of histone H3-K4 methylation [Evidence IMP] [PMID 12876293]; GO_process: GO:0051569 - regulation of histone H3-K4 methylation [Evidence IMP] [PMID 12876294]; GO_process: GO:0051569 - regulation of histone H3-K4 methylation [Evidence IMP] [PMID 15180994]; GO_process: GO:2001160 - regulation of histone H3-K79 methylation [Evidence IMP] [PMID 12876293]; GO_process: GO:2001163 - regulation of phosphorylation of RNA polymerase II C-terminal domain serine 2 residues [Evidence IMP] [PMID 15149594]; GO_process: GO:0006357 - regulation of transcription from RNA polymerase II promoter [Evidence IGI] [PMID 11884586]; GO_process: GO:0006355 - regulation of transcription, DNA-templated [Evidence IEA]; GO_process: GO:0090262 - regulation of transcription-coupled nucleotide-excision repair [Evidence IGI] [PMID 21737840]; GO_process: GO:0031126 - snoRNA 3'-end processing [Evidence IMP] [PMID 16246725]; GO_process: GO:0001015 - snoRNA transcription from an RNA polymerase II promoter [Evidence IMP] [PMID 16246725]; GO_process: GO:0006368 - transcription elongation from RNA polymerase II promoter [Evidence IGI,IMP] [PMID 11927560]; GO_process: GO:0006351 - transcription, DNA-templated [Evidence IEA]), producing the protein MSDLDDDLLALAGAGSDDGGIVSDNEELERRTSGKKRSRNANYDDESDFDEEEEEEDDDEGEDVTDDDEEATEEEDLHSVKNPYPLEGKYKDEQDKAYLEGLAEVERETILFDRSQEMQKFQEMEYLAQRARERKQTEKALKKRSKKQSEEGLLATKRSTRDKTGGIPSTKKSKLSELKQKRQEKHHRKAGGLEVPYRRGERDSSEDEEDEGYFEDEDEGYGRDGKKREDEVEWAETKPSKEVTYEDLNKIKFGKTLFSRFCHNPGFEDVVIGTFVRINIGFNREKQANVYRVCQVKEVVKASKPYTFLGRTVDENIRVAYADSERTFEMGICSDQSITEEEFRSWKSAMDKSGLSVISKRRVDRKLEELTAFQSRVLTAEEVNQMIQRRQKLSGKNLGANIVLEKSVLQQRRVIALEQNNFEELEQIDQQIESIDRMLNKSKRRSEIDKLAKVNERNRRANLDEIRKAEVLANETRRKLTKDANISNPFNRLRTSARIFYRTGSQSESPAPAAATEQNNEESITAVLGNAKHIDLDELIASLDIPLEITI; encoded by the coding sequence ATGTCAGATTTGGACGACGATTTGTTGGCTcttgctggagctggatcCGATGATGGTGGAATAGTGTCAGATaatgaagagcttgaaagGAGGACTAGCGGAAAGAAGCGAAGTAGAAATGCGAATTACGATGACGAAAGCGACttcgatgaagaagaggaagaagaagatgatgacgagggAGAGGATGTCacagatgatgacgaagaggctacagaggaagaagacttACACTCGGTCAAAAATCCGTATCCTCTTGAGGGAAAGTACAAAGATGAACAGGATAAAGCCTACCTCGAAGGATTAGCAGAAGTTGAAAGAGAAACCATTCTGTTCGATCGTTCACAAGAAATGCAAAAGTTCCAGGAGATGGAGTATTTGGCCCAAAGGGCTCGAGAGAGAAAGCAGACTGAAAAGGCGTTAAAGAAGCGATCTAAAAAACAATCTGAAGAAGGTTTACTGGCTACAAAGCGATCTACTAGAGATAAAACAGGTGGCATCCCGTCgaccaaaaaatcaaaactaTCAGAATTAAAGCAAAAAAGGCAAGAGAAGCACCATCGAAAAGCAGGTGGTCTAGAAGTTCCATATCGCCGTGGTGAGAGGGATTCGTccgaagacgaagaggatGAGGGTTACTTCgaggatgaagacgaaggaTACGGCCGCGATGGAAAGAAGCGGGAGGATGAAGTTGAATGGGCCGAGACAAAGCCTTCTAAGGAGGTGACATATGAAGATCTGAACAAAATAAAGTTTGGAAAGACACTATTTTCAAGATTCTGTCACAATCCTGGTTTTGAAGATGTAGTCATTGGCACATTTGTGAGGATAAATATTGGCTTTAATAGGGAAAAACAAGCCAATGTTTATCGTGTATGTCAAGTCAAGGAGGTTGTCAAGGCGAGTAAGCCATATACGTTCCTAGGAAGAACTGTCGATGAAAATATTCGGGTTGCTTATGCTGACAGCGAGCGAACGTTCGAAATGGGTATATGTAGCGACCAGTCCattactgaagaagagttcCGGTCGTGGAAGTCAGCTATGGACAAATCAGGATTAAGTGTTATATCCAAGCGAAGGGTAGATCGTAAATTGGAAGAGCTCACTGCCTTCCAATCACGGGTTTTGACGGCCGAGGAAGTCAACCAAATGATTCAAAGACGTCAAAAGCTTTCTGGAAAAAATCTTGGTGCCAATATTGTTCTTGAAAAGTCTGTTCTTCAGCAAAGGAGGGTGATTGCACTGGAGCAAAACAATTTCGAAGAATTGGAGCAAATTGATCAGCAAATAGAGAGTATTGACCGTATGCTCAACAAGTCAAAACGACGCTCTGAGATCGACAAGCTCGCAAAAGTGAATGAGAGAAATAGAAGAGCCAATCTTGATGAAATTCGTAAAGCAGAAGTTCTCGCCAACGAGACGCGAAGGAAACTTACTAAGGACGCCAATATTTCGAACCCCTTCAATCGGTTGAGAACGTCTGCCCGTATTTTCTATCGAACAGGGTCCCAATCTGAatctccagcaccagctgcGGCCACTGAACAGAACAACGAAGAATCTATCACAGCTGTTTTGGGAAACGCCAAACACATTGATCTCGATGAACTTATTGCCTCACTTGATATTCCTTTGGAAATTACAATTTAG